The Mustela nigripes isolate SB6536 chromosome 4, MUSNIG.SB6536, whole genome shotgun sequence genome includes a window with the following:
- the LRRN3 gene encoding leucine-rich repeat neuronal protein 3, whose amino-acid sequence MKDMPLRIHVLLGLAITTLVQAVDKKADCPQLCTCEIRPWFTPRSIYMEASTVDCNDLGLLNFPARLPADTQILLLQTNNIAKIEYSIDFPVNLTGLDLSQNNLSSVTNINVKKMPQLLSVYLEENKLTELPEKCLSGLSNLQELYINHNLLSTISPGAFIGLHNLLRLHLNSNRLQMINSKWFDALPNLEILMIGENPIIRIKDMNFKPLINLRSLVIAGINLTEIPDNALAGLENLESISFYDNRLIKVPHVALQKAINLKFLDLNKNPINRIRRGDFSNMLHLKELGINNMPELISIDNLAVDNLPDLRKIEATNNPRLSYIHPNAFFRLPKLESLMLNSNALSALYHGTVESLPNLKEISIHSNPIRCDCVIRWINMNKTNIRFMEPDSLFCVDPPEFQGQNVRQVHFREMMEICLPLIAPESFPSNLDLESGSYVSLHCRATAEPQPEIYWITPSGQKLLPNTLKDKFYVHSEGTLDINDITPTEGGLYTCIATNLVGADLKSVMIKVDGSFPQDNNESLNIKIKDVQANSVLVSWKASSKILKSSVKWTAFVKTEHSQAAQSARIPSDIKVYNLTHLNPSTEYRICIDIPTIYQKTRKQCVNVTTKGVDPDRKEYEKSNTTTFMACLGGFLGIIGVICLFSCLSQEMNCDGRHGYMRKYVQKPTFTFSELYPPLINLWETGKEKSTALEVKATVIGVPTNMS is encoded by the coding sequence ATGAAGGACATGCCACTCCGAATTCATGTGCTACTTGGCCTAGCTATCACTACACTAGTACAAGCTGTAGATAAAAAAGCAGATTGCCCACAATTATGTACATGTGAAATCAGACCTTGGTTTACACCCAGATCCATTTATATGGAAGCATCTACAGTGGACTGTAATGATTTAGGTCTTTTAAATTTCCCAGCCAGATTGCCTGCTGACACACAGATTCTGCTCCTACAGACTAACAATATTGCAAAAATTGAATACTCCATAGACTTTCCAGTAAACCTCACCGGCCTGGACTTATCTCAAAACAATTTATCTTCAGTCACCAATATTAATGTAAAAAAGATGCCTCAGCTTCTTTCTGTgtatttagaggaaaacaaactaaCTGAGCTGCCTGAAAAATGTCTTTCTGGACTGAGCAACTTACAAGAACTCTATATTAATCACAACTTGCTTTCTACAATTTCACCCGGAGCCTTTATTGGCCTCCATAATCTTCTTCGACTTCATCTCAATTCAAATAGATTGCAGATGATCAACAGTAAGTGGTTTGATGCTCTTCCCAATCTGGAGATCCTGATGATTGGGGAAAATCCAATCATCAGAATCAAAGACATGAACTTTAAGCCGCTTATCAATCTTCGCAGCCTGGTTATAGCTGGTATAAACCTGACGGAAATACCAGATAATGCCTTGGCTGGACTTGAAAACTTAGAAAGCATCTCTTTTTATGACAACAGGCTTATTAAAGTGCCCCATGTTGCTCTCCAGAAAGCTATAAACCTCAAATTCTTGGATCTAAATAAAAATCCCATTAATAGAATACGGAGGGGTGATTTCAGCAATATGCTACACTTAAAAGAGTTGGGAATAAATAATATGCCTGAGCTGATTTCCATCGACAATCTTGCTGTGGATAACCTGccagatttaagaaaaatagaagctACAAACAACCCACGGTTGTCTTACATTCACCCAAATGCATTTTTCAGGCTACCCAAGCTGGAATCACTGATGCTCAACAGCAACGCCCTTAGTGCCCTCTACCATGGTACAGTTGAGTCTCTGCCAAACCTCAAGGAGATCAGCATACACAGCAATCCCATCAGGTGTGACTGCGTCATCCGTTGGATTAATATGAACAAAACTAACATTCGATTCATGGAGCCAGACTCACTATTTTGTGTGGACCCACCTGAATTCCAAGGCCAAAATGTTCGGCAGGTGCATTTCAGGGAAATGATGGAAATCTGTCTCCCTCTTATAGCTCCTGAGAGCTTCCCTTCTAATCTGGATTTAGAATCTGGGAGCTATGTTTCCTTGCATTGCAGAGCTACTGCAGAGCCACAGCCTGAAATCTACTGGATAACACCTTCTGGTCAAAAACTCTTACCTAATACTCTGAAAGACAAGTTCTATGTCCATTCTGAAGGCACACTAGATATAAACGACATAACTCCAACAGAAGGGGGTCTATATACTTGTATAGCAACTAACCTGGTTGGTGCTGACTTGAAATCTGTTATGATCAAAGTAGATGGTTCTTTTCCCCAGGATAACAATGAatccttaaatattaaaataaaagatgttcagGCCAATTCAGTTCTGGTGTCTTGGAAAGCAAGTTCTAAAATTCTCAAATCCAGTGTTAAGTGGACCGCCTTTGTCAAGACTGAACATTCCCAGGCTGCCCAGAGTGCCCGAATACCATCTGATATCAAGGTATATAATCTTACTCATTTGAACCCATCAACTGAGTACAGAATTTGTATTGATATCCCCACCATCTatcaaaaaaccagaaaacaatgtGTAAATGTCACCACAAAAGGTGTGGACCCTGAtcgaaaagaatatgaaaagagtaACACCACAACCTTTATGGCCTGCCTTGGAGGCTTTCTGGGGATTATTGGTGTGATATGTCTTTTCAGTTGCCTCTCACAAGAAATGAACTGTGATGGCAGACATGGCTATATGAGGAAATACGTACAGAAACCAACCTTCACATTCAGTGAGCTTTACCCTCCTCTTATCAACCTCTGGGaaacaggcaaagaaaaaagTACAGCACTGGAAGTGAAAGCAACTGTTATAGGTGTGCCAACAAATATGTCCTAA